One genomic region from Bacillus horti encodes:
- a CDS encoding phage tail protein, which produces MPINMSMPRRNVMGSFRFFVELGGVFTAGFSEVTGLQTEQELHQYYEGGLNEYPHQFPKRMKYSNLVLKRGISHSTLLWEWYMSVQPGQSFRRDGAIILVDRSGMEICRWNFTGAYPIKWSGPDLNATRNEIGIESIELVHTGLKAIYTKLI; this is translated from the coding sequence GTGCCAATAAATATGAGTATGCCCCGCAGGAATGTCATGGGTTCCTTTAGATTTTTTGTGGAGCTAGGGGGAGTTTTCACGGCAGGTTTTTCGGAGGTCACAGGCTTACAGACTGAGCAGGAGCTACATCAGTATTATGAAGGTGGGCTTAATGAGTATCCTCATCAGTTTCCTAAAAGAATGAAGTATTCTAACCTAGTACTCAAAAGGGGAATCTCCCATTCAACCTTACTGTGGGAATGGTATATGAGCGTACAGCCTGGCCAGTCCTTTAGGCGTGATGGAGCAATTATCTTAGTGGATCGGTCTGGCATGGAAATATGCAGGTGGAACTTTACGGGTGCCTATCCCATCAAGTGGTCTGGACCTGATCTTAATGCCACCCGTAATGAGATTGGGATCGAGTCTATAGAATTGGTCCATACTGGCTTAAAGGCTATTTACACTAAATTAATTTAA
- a CDS encoding baseplate J/gp47 family protein: protein MLKLPHLDDRMYTQIVEEARKRIPTLTDEWTDQNAHDPGITLMELFSWLIEMQQYHLDQITSKHERKYLKLMGMIPQPAQPASVDVFLSGVDRKIFLPQGTKFGARDQIFETLEEQWLLPVEVDKVLVWSKGEGVDYSIANDHVGSTYFAFGDKAEKGNRLYLSFQSELPVNEIVRLSFSLYESYPVSMIRGKHDPVAIPPGRISLFYYGRNNDHGTDWLPVVVEQDQTNHLSYSGSIDVKLPTQMVSRTVHPADDKKRYWLYAQVDQSGYELSPRIDKLEINTVRAQQTETVCHYQNFSSTGQGNQAFLLKHYLHTYGKLDVQVYEEQGWRDWCCIQSASEGAGEENTYELQEVPHNLKQLVFRDDHHRRVPEQGRNNIRVLAYESSNSEAVWLGRSNGLPYQRFELPRKGEGTYLQRIEIQVGFKEIETNEWIWQDWIRVADFDQSGLNDRHYILDPEGKFIQFGNHEQGLIPPKSEERNIRITFLQFGGGERGNIKSGVLDHIIVPTQQAKAVNEHKGKPLKIGGNLEGSLGQVTAINFYDARGGQEAESIEAAKKRLLNRLRQPTRTVTNSDIEALAKRTPGVRVARVKAIPLYVKGLQNYPQEKVAGQVTIVAVPFSEQELPVPSTGFLQTIKQHLEPFRLLTTQLHVISPEYIKVSVYAVLVVDPEVKDTGRVMDTLHTLLNPYDHFGEEGWDFGKAVTKAEMISHISKVSGVVYVQDIWLNGEGGGTVKNSNGDIVIPPHALVYSGQHDITLIGRQEL from the coding sequence ATGCTGAAGCTCCCCCATTTAGATGATCGGATGTACACCCAAATAGTTGAGGAAGCTAGGAAACGAATTCCTACATTAACGGATGAATGGACAGACCAGAATGCTCATGATCCTGGCATAACGTTAATGGAGCTGTTCTCATGGCTTATTGAAATGCAGCAATATCATCTTGATCAAATTACGAGTAAGCATGAGCGGAAGTACTTGAAGCTTATGGGAATGATACCTCAGCCTGCTCAGCCTGCTTCTGTTGACGTTTTTTTGAGTGGGGTAGATAGAAAGATATTCCTTCCTCAGGGCACAAAATTTGGAGCGAGAGATCAGATATTTGAAACGCTTGAAGAGCAATGGCTTTTACCTGTTGAGGTAGATAAAGTACTGGTTTGGTCAAAGGGAGAAGGTGTTGATTACTCGATTGCTAATGATCATGTGGGCTCTACTTATTTTGCGTTTGGGGACAAAGCGGAAAAAGGAAATCGCCTGTATCTTTCATTTCAAAGTGAATTACCTGTAAATGAGATTGTTCGACTATCCTTTTCACTCTATGAGAGCTACCCTGTTTCTATGATTAGAGGAAAGCACGATCCAGTAGCCATTCCCCCGGGTCGAATCTCGTTGTTTTATTATGGAAGAAATAATGACCATGGGACGGATTGGCTACCCGTAGTGGTTGAGCAAGATCAGACAAATCACCTGTCCTATAGTGGTTCGATAGATGTAAAGCTTCCTACTCAAATGGTAAGCAGGACGGTACATCCAGCAGACGATAAAAAGCGTTACTGGCTGTATGCTCAGGTAGATCAGTCAGGGTACGAGCTATCCCCTAGGATTGATAAGCTTGAGATCAATACGGTTCGGGCACAGCAAACGGAAACAGTGTGCCATTACCAAAACTTCTCAAGTACTGGACAAGGGAATCAAGCTTTTCTTTTAAAGCATTATCTTCATACTTATGGAAAGCTTGATGTCCAAGTTTATGAGGAGCAGGGCTGGAGGGATTGGTGTTGTATCCAGTCAGCTTCTGAAGGAGCGGGTGAAGAAAATACTTATGAGCTACAGGAAGTCCCACACAACCTGAAGCAGCTTGTATTCAGGGATGATCATCATAGAAGAGTACCTGAGCAGGGAAGAAATAATATTCGTGTACTAGCGTACGAGTCATCCAATTCCGAAGCTGTATGGTTAGGGAGAAGTAATGGTTTACCCTATCAACGGTTTGAGCTTCCAAGAAAAGGAGAGGGAACATACTTACAGAGGATTGAGATTCAGGTAGGATTCAAAGAGATAGAAACGAATGAATGGATCTGGCAGGACTGGATCAGAGTGGCAGACTTTGATCAATCCGGATTAAATGACCGTCATTATATCCTTGATCCTGAGGGGAAATTCATTCAGTTCGGTAATCATGAGCAGGGTCTTATCCCACCTAAGTCAGAGGAAAGAAATATTAGAATTACTTTTCTACAATTTGGTGGGGGTGAAAGAGGAAATATAAAGAGTGGCGTATTAGATCACATTATTGTTCCTACCCAGCAAGCTAAAGCTGTTAATGAACACAAAGGTAAGCCTCTGAAGATTGGGGGGAATCTTGAAGGGAGTCTTGGACAGGTTACAGCCATTAACTTTTATGATGCTAGAGGAGGTCAAGAAGCTGAAAGCATTGAAGCTGCTAAAAAAAGGCTACTTAACCGTCTGCGTCAGCCTACACGTACAGTGACGAATTCAGATATTGAAGCCCTCGCAAAACGTACACCTGGTGTACGAGTAGCAAGGGTAAAGGCCATTCCGCTCTATGTGAAGGGGCTACAGAATTATCCTCAGGAGAAGGTAGCTGGACAGGTTACTATTGTGGCAGTACCTTTCAGTGAACAGGAGCTTCCTGTTCCTAGCACAGGTTTCTTACAGACAATAAAGCAGCATTTAGAGCCTTTTCGTCTACTGACGACCCAGCTTCATGTTATTTCTCCTGAATATATAAAAGTCTCTGTTTATGCTGTACTTGTTGTTGATCCAGAGGTAAAGGATACGGGGAGAGTAATGGACACCTTACATACGCTCCTAAACCCTTATGATCACTTTGGGGAAGAGGGTTGGGATTTTGGTAAAGCGGTGACAAAAGCAGAAATGATTAGTCATATAAGTAAGGTTTCAGGTGTTGTCTATGTTCAGGATATATGGCTTAACGGAGAAGGAGGAGGCACCGTGAAGAATAGTAATGGAGATATTGTCATCCCCCCGCATGCTCTTGTTTACTCCGGTCAGCATGACATTACTCTGATTGGTCGCCAGGAACTCTAG
- a CDS encoding CIS tube protein: MSLTKALIIADYGNRKEEKIDVLFNPNEYSLDTENDYTWHTSAGLSMPVGQFISGKTPSLTMELFFDTYESQKDVRDYTKKITKLMAIDSDLHTPPMCRFVWGSLDFRGIVQKVGQQFTMFLQSGIPVRATLKVTFQQTKTVKEQYQDIPRQSADRTKQRMVHHGEQLWMIANEEYEDPTLWRSIAKANHIYNPMQLENGKRLIVPRLE; the protein is encoded by the coding sequence ATGTCATTAACCAAAGCACTAATCATTGCTGATTATGGAAACAGGAAAGAGGAAAAGATCGATGTTTTATTTAACCCTAATGAATATTCGCTAGATACGGAAAACGATTATACGTGGCATACATCAGCAGGTTTATCTATGCCTGTAGGGCAATTTATTAGCGGGAAAACCCCTTCTTTAACGATGGAGCTTTTTTTTGACACGTATGAATCTCAAAAGGATGTAAGGGATTATACAAAGAAAATTACGAAGCTGATGGCCATTGATTCTGATCTTCATACTCCACCGATGTGCAGGTTTGTCTGGGGCTCCTTAGATTTTCGTGGAATCGTCCAAAAGGTAGGACAGCAGTTCACCATGTTTTTGCAATCGGGAATTCCGGTGCGGGCCACGTTAAAGGTCACCTTCCAGCAGACAAAAACGGTCAAAGAGCAGTATCAGGACATACCCAGACAATCTGCAGATCGGACGAAGCAGAGAATGGTTCATCATGGAGAGCAATTGTGGATGATTGCGAATGAGGAGTATGAGGACCCAACGCTTTGGAGAAGTATCGCTAAGGCCAATCACATTTATAATCCTATGCAGCTCGAAAATGGAAAACGATTAATTGTTCCAAGGCTGGAGTGA
- a CDS encoding GPW/gp25 family protein, protein MGKSFLGRGWKFPIQVDETTGRIMTSEYEEDIQESLQIILRTSKGERVMRPDFGCRLSDFSFSVIDETTIRLMQTSILEAVQAWEPRVHQVEVKIDRDKEEMGKLWIRLTYVVRTTNNLFNQVYPYYIYEGAK, encoded by the coding sequence ATGGGCAAAAGCTTTTTAGGAAGGGGCTGGAAATTTCCAATTCAGGTTGATGAGACGACGGGGAGAATTATGACCTCGGAGTATGAGGAGGATATCCAAGAATCTCTACAAATTATTTTGCGTACCTCAAAAGGTGAACGAGTGATGCGTCCAGATTTCGGTTGCAGGCTCAGTGACTTCAGCTTTTCCGTCATTGATGAAACCACGATTCGACTTATGCAGACGAGTATCTTAGAGGCGGTACAGGCTTGGGAGCCTAGAGTGCATCAGGTAGAGGTTAAGATCGACCGCGATAAGGAAGAAATGGGGAAGCTTTGGATCAGGCTTACTTATGTGGTGCGTACAACAAATAACCTTTTTAATCAAGTGTATCCCTACTATATCTATGAAGGTGCGAAATAG
- a CDS encoding phage tail protein has protein sequence MEQRFFSYNKGSDWKNGKAYNVMIHGNELSVEQQEKYSTALILRFALTEVRGRVTDFSLGERHQIHLLDEEWNIWSYDWQNHYQEILFQAKDYEHSPYTMIDSVQSVLFLADPLLEDKLSAYSTINGQKIWAISQWNQRKLYPLAIHSDHQKGLYVLVAKDMVQQDGKLICPSGTRLSVLHIESTGRILKEYGLEGLFINAAFPLTDPTKQFSLAASPEGIILLYHRSTGILYRISNEKEMQQITSLEQGALLSSIAVDGEQTIFMGGTQATPTHSEEERFILKLHSSGERQDHVAAFRGSASKMRMDSNQRLYVLNKNTNELHVLERRKRTNFSSATSGLKGIFLTTAFDSTEDGLEWHKVQLEAHIPDETQIRISYFASDRKDHWLLGHYRSLDEWILSDTDPIQVKCKELEGLWQGTLISPRDALLFKAKGRYLWVKIEFIGSEFKTPVLNRLRVYFPRQTYLPYLPAVYQEEDTGQDFLARYLALFHTLFTEVEEEINQLPTYLDADVVTGPFLSWLSTWLGISSTDRWSEQQLRSLIKLAPELYPLRGTKFAMQKMIELFTGKPPIIVEYHQYKEMRKDQQLGQIIDRLYGSNPYTFTVLIEQNLIKTERERFIVERIIEEEKPAFTEGKLVLLEENIYLDMHSYIGMNTILTEPSLLILDQQAAMPHQTLLIDQDLANRLDTHTRLGLDSELE, from the coding sequence ATGGAGCAACGATTTTTTTCCTACAATAAAGGCTCTGATTGGAAAAATGGAAAAGCGTATAACGTAATGATCCACGGGAATGAACTAAGTGTTGAGCAGCAGGAAAAATACAGTACTGCTCTTATTCTACGCTTTGCCTTAACAGAAGTAAGAGGAAGGGTAACAGATTTTTCCTTGGGGGAAAGACATCAAATTCACCTACTAGATGAGGAATGGAACATTTGGAGCTACGATTGGCAAAATCATTATCAAGAAATACTGTTTCAGGCTAAGGATTACGAGCATTCGCCGTACACGATGATTGATTCTGTACAATCGGTTCTTTTTCTTGCAGATCCTCTTCTAGAAGATAAGCTATCCGCTTACTCAACAATAAATGGTCAAAAAATATGGGCCATCTCACAATGGAATCAAAGAAAGCTGTACCCACTAGCTATTCATTCTGATCATCAAAAAGGCCTTTATGTTCTAGTAGCAAAGGATATGGTTCAACAGGATGGGAAGTTGATTTGTCCTTCTGGTACAAGGCTTAGTGTACTGCACATTGAGTCTACCGGCAGGATTCTAAAAGAGTATGGGCTTGAAGGGTTATTTATAAACGCTGCTTTCCCTCTCACTGATCCTACTAAGCAATTTTCCTTAGCGGCTTCGCCAGAAGGGATTATTCTTCTGTATCATCGTTCAACAGGTATTCTCTATAGGATATCTAACGAGAAAGAGATGCAACAGATAACAAGCTTAGAGCAAGGCGCTTTGCTATCAAGTATAGCGGTGGATGGAGAGCAAACGATTTTTATGGGAGGAACTCAGGCCACACCTACTCACAGCGAGGAGGAGCGCTTTATACTTAAACTTCATTCCTCAGGAGAGCGTCAGGATCATGTAGCTGCGTTTCGTGGCAGCGCCTCGAAAATGAGGATGGATTCAAATCAGCGACTTTATGTTCTTAATAAGAATACTAATGAACTACATGTACTAGAGCGAAGGAAAAGAACGAACTTTTCTTCTGCTACGAGTGGTCTAAAGGGGATATTTTTGACAACTGCTTTCGACAGCACAGAGGACGGCCTAGAATGGCATAAGGTTCAACTGGAGGCCCATATTCCGGATGAAACACAGATAAGAATTTCTTATTTTGCCTCAGATCGGAAGGATCATTGGCTTCTAGGTCATTACCGTTCTCTTGATGAATGGATTTTAAGTGATACTGACCCGATTCAGGTTAAATGTAAGGAGCTTGAAGGTCTGTGGCAGGGTACTCTTATTAGTCCTAGAGATGCTCTACTATTTAAAGCAAAGGGCAGGTATCTATGGGTAAAAATAGAGTTTATAGGTAGTGAGTTTAAAACGCCTGTTTTAAATAGATTAAGAGTTTATTTTCCGAGGCAAACCTACCTACCCTATTTACCTGCCGTATATCAAGAGGAGGATACAGGTCAGGATTTTTTAGCCCGTTATCTAGCTTTGTTTCATACCTTATTTACTGAGGTTGAGGAAGAAATTAATCAGCTCCCAACCTATCTAGATGCTGATGTAGTAACGGGTCCTTTTTTAAGCTGGCTGTCTACGTGGCTGGGCATTTCATCTACCGATCGCTGGTCCGAGCAACAGCTTAGAAGCCTAATAAAGCTGGCTCCAGAGCTGTATCCCTTAAGAGGAACCAAATTTGCTATGCAAAAAATGATTGAGCTTTTTACAGGTAAACCACCCATTATTGTTGAGTATCATCAGTATAAAGAAATGCGAAAGGATCAGCAACTGGGACAGATCATAGATCGTTTATATGGCTCTAATCCGTATACCTTTACCGTGTTAATTGAACAAAACTTAATTAAGACGGAGAGGGAACGGTTCATTGTAGAAAGGATTATAGAGGAGGAGAAACCAGCATTTACAGAAGGAAAGCTAGTACTGCTAGAAGAAAACATTTACTTGGATATGCACTCATATATAGGGATGAATACAATACTAACAGAGCCTTCTTTACTTATTCTCGACCAACAAGCTGCAATGCCACACCAGACGTTATTAATTGATCAGGATCTGGCCAATCGTCTAGATACGCATACTAGATTAGGCTTAGATTCTGAATTGGAGTAG
- a CDS encoding phage late control D family protein produces MSNLKLSTKTYSFQQLEEKYRGFLAPAFQILVEGSNIQLEGMVLSNVKVSTSIQATADTFSFTVSNAFDFGKREFDSSWINKYFSPTKSVEIKMGYVDRFETVMEGIITKISYEYPKNGHPSIHVTGMDLSFLMMRGKKIKSWSDKSYSEIVTEIGGDYSLKLDVDSCPKTNSHHVQNFKDNFNFIKGLAKEVNYDFSIVGRTLYFKKPLTQAASVIELEWGKHLHSFSATHDISQQVSKVHVYGTNHKSKEVYSGEAAQINKLGSNAKTGADLMRSFGTNADDYNKEELQSAEEAKLRAEAILNETAMNLVQGNGECIGLPEIQAGRYLKLAKLGRHLSQPYHILTVTHSIGKTGYTTSFTFRGNAI; encoded by the coding sequence ATGAGTAATTTAAAGCTGAGTACGAAAACATATTCCTTTCAACAACTAGAGGAGAAATATCGTGGCTTTTTAGCACCAGCGTTTCAGATATTGGTTGAAGGAAGTAATATTCAATTAGAAGGAATGGTTTTATCTAATGTAAAGGTGTCTACGTCTATTCAAGCTACAGCTGATACATTTTCATTCACTGTATCAAATGCTTTTGATTTCGGTAAAAGAGAGTTCGATTCCTCTTGGATAAACAAATATTTTTCACCCACTAAATCAGTAGAGATCAAGATGGGGTACGTAGATCGATTTGAAACGGTCATGGAAGGGATTATTACGAAGATTAGCTATGAGTATCCTAAAAATGGTCATCCCTCCATTCATGTAACGGGAATGGATCTATCCTTCTTGATGATGAGAGGGAAGAAAATTAAGTCATGGTCAGATAAATCTTATAGTGAGATTGTCACTGAAATTGGGGGAGATTACTCTCTCAAGCTTGATGTGGATAGCTGTCCCAAAACCAACAGTCATCATGTTCAAAACTTTAAGGACAATTTTAATTTTATAAAAGGGCTGGCCAAAGAGGTGAACTATGATTTTTCAATCGTCGGGAGAACGTTATATTTCAAAAAACCTTTAACCCAGGCAGCCTCAGTTATAGAACTAGAGTGGGGCAAGCATCTGCATAGCTTTTCGGCGACCCATGATATTAGTCAGCAGGTTAGTAAGGTGCATGTCTATGGTACAAATCATAAGAGTAAAGAGGTCTACTCTGGTGAAGCGGCTCAAATCAATAAGCTAGGCTCAAACGCGAAAACAGGTGCAGATTTGATGCGTAGCTTTGGGACGAATGCAGATGATTACAATAAGGAGGAGCTTCAATCTGCGGAAGAGGCTAAGCTTCGGGCAGAAGCGATTCTAAATGAGACGGCGATGAATTTAGTGCAAGGAAATGGTGAATGCATAGGTCTTCCGGAAATTCAAGCAGGCAGATATTTGAAGCTTGCAAAATTAGGACGACATCTAAGTCAGCCCTACCACATCCTTACGGTCACACATTCCATAGGAAAAACGGGATATACAACGAGCTTTACTTTTAGGGGGAATGCTATATGA
- a CDS encoding putative baseplate assembly protein, with protein sequence MNKGSFSSPLISSKDRQGLVKQIRELAPYYTPEWRFSEHNPDVGSTLALTVAEMMNENIKRLNKVPFKNYIAFLNLLNSRLQAAKPATAYVTFEAVKGVKHPVHIPKGTQLAATREEEKVIFETLSSLVITPARVSHCIQVCPSSDQIVQGMAGESGGLDQNKNMQEHALFIAQDDMFNVREATWFTITLENRDAKYTEASMYKSLADTGITEWLYPTAEGWIPFTEILYDNDRLLLKKNTKDRIVRYPINGQDRFWIVCRKKKLSDTDESHGRISRLSLKAEYVDIDNQGGSLAEQIFQDDVELDQEGFFPFGKTFAPYSVFYIGSTEVLNKRGSRISITFDLSFLSQRLYPNVEPYVEWKLLMKKSTFHKKEYPPISIASVIWEYWNGKAWVKLQTNAGSERVFQNPEGQQVTIQFICPDDMYSSFVNAHENYWIRARVLDVEHLYSPDPVYQTPWIENLRLSYTYSSPVLPQACLTLNNLSYTDETAALLSSTGSFKPFHKLDVNYPSLYIGLDQAPLKGPISMLISIAPKSKEQQVKGYINWQYLANESGRTVWKVLHVVDETEHFTRKGILQFFGANDFREQSLFGKKGYWIRASHVKHSHQHANHQWAVTPFIQELMLNVTKAVQQERIVWEIPSKVSGSEEYQLEHGNVLEEEVWVEETNSISKDEVDELFNRTSEQIEVLYDSEGNIQKVWVKWCPTEHILESLPTDRHYVIHPHSGKLRFGDGRHGRELPIASEEQLKVSYKTVKGRLGNVAAQQITELLKPIPFIQGVINHEAASGGSDTERMEQAVRRAPQRIRHGDRAVTAEDFEQLVKENFPSITQVKCLSNYNADLVKEPGSLTLVVLQQGGKMDRTSFPVYKKQIEQLLLQKTANVIAFPQQIKVIEPVYVEVSVYLSLVIHPDEDQIMIEEQVERRIRSFLHPVTGYLQQQGWEIGQSIHPSVFYSLLSSIRGVEYIERCTLTLVGEKNGERVEIDEQQAAKLLNGIICNGVHSIQIRVKE encoded by the coding sequence ATGAATAAGGGGAGCTTTAGCTCACCACTGATCAGTTCGAAGGATAGACAGGGATTGGTTAAGCAAATTAGGGAGCTTGCCCCGTATTATACTCCAGAATGGCGTTTCTCAGAGCATAATCCAGATGTAGGATCAACATTAGCTCTGACAGTAGCAGAGATGATGAATGAGAACATTAAGCGCTTAAACAAGGTTCCCTTTAAAAACTATATCGCTTTTTTAAATCTGTTGAATAGTCGTCTACAAGCTGCCAAGCCTGCCACTGCTTACGTTACATTTGAAGCGGTGAAGGGTGTTAAGCATCCTGTACATATTCCTAAAGGAACTCAGCTTGCAGCAACAAGAGAAGAAGAAAAAGTGATTTTTGAAACGCTAAGCAGTTTAGTCATTACTCCAGCCCGTGTAAGCCACTGCATTCAAGTATGTCCTAGCTCTGATCAAATCGTGCAGGGAATGGCAGGTGAGTCTGGTGGCTTGGATCAGAACAAAAATATGCAGGAGCATGCTCTATTTATAGCCCAAGATGATATGTTTAACGTAAGAGAAGCCACTTGGTTTACTATAACCCTTGAGAACAGAGACGCTAAATATACGGAAGCAAGCATGTATAAAAGCTTAGCGGATACTGGAATTACTGAGTGGCTGTATCCAACTGCAGAGGGTTGGATTCCTTTTACTGAGATACTTTATGATAATGATAGGCTCCTTCTAAAAAAGAACACAAAAGACAGAATTGTACGCTATCCGATAAATGGTCAGGACAGATTTTGGATAGTCTGCAGGAAAAAGAAATTGTCAGATACAGATGAATCTCATGGACGCATTAGTCGACTTAGCCTTAAAGCAGAGTATGTAGATATAGATAATCAGGGTGGTAGCTTAGCTGAGCAGATTTTTCAGGATGACGTTGAATTAGATCAAGAAGGTTTCTTCCCCTTTGGTAAAACATTTGCCCCTTACTCTGTGTTTTATATAGGAAGCACAGAAGTTTTAAACAAAAGAGGTAGTAGGATTAGCATAACCTTTGATTTAAGTTTTCTGTCTCAGCGTTTGTATCCGAATGTAGAGCCTTATGTAGAGTGGAAGCTGCTAATGAAAAAGTCTACCTTTCATAAAAAGGAGTACCCTCCAATCAGTATTGCTAGCGTTATTTGGGAATATTGGAACGGGAAGGCATGGGTCAAGCTACAGACGAATGCTGGAAGTGAACGGGTGTTTCAAAATCCTGAGGGACAACAGGTGACCATTCAATTTATATGCCCTGACGATATGTATAGCTCATTTGTTAATGCCCATGAAAACTATTGGATTAGAGCTAGAGTTCTTGATGTGGAGCATTTATACTCACCCGATCCTGTTTACCAGACTCCATGGATAGAAAATCTGCGCTTATCTTATACATACAGTAGCCCTGTTTTACCACAGGCCTGTCTAACTTTAAATAATCTTTCTTATACGGATGAAACAGCAGCCTTACTTAGCTCTACAGGAAGCTTCAAGCCTTTTCATAAGCTTGATGTGAACTACCCCTCATTGTATATAGGGCTTGATCAAGCGCCGCTGAAAGGACCAATTAGTATGCTGATTTCCATTGCTCCTAAAAGCAAAGAACAACAGGTAAAGGGATATATTAATTGGCAGTATCTAGCTAATGAAAGTGGTAGAACGGTATGGAAAGTGTTACATGTTGTGGATGAGACAGAGCATTTTACCAGAAAGGGTATCCTTCAATTTTTTGGAGCCAATGATTTTAGAGAGCAAAGCTTATTCGGTAAGAAAGGGTACTGGATTAGAGCCAGCCATGTTAAACACAGTCACCAGCATGCAAATCATCAATGGGCAGTAACCCCTTTTATTCAAGAGCTGATGTTAAACGTAACAAAAGCCGTCCAACAAGAAAGAATCGTGTGGGAAATTCCTAGTAAAGTAAGCGGGTCTGAGGAATATCAATTGGAACATGGCAATGTACTAGAGGAAGAAGTTTGGGTGGAAGAAACGAATTCAATCAGCAAGGATGAAGTAGATGAGCTCTTCAATCGGACATCTGAGCAGATAGAGGTGCTTTATGATAGTGAGGGAAATATCCAAAAAGTATGGGTCAAGTGGTGCCCTACGGAGCATATTCTCGAATCCCTACCTACGGACAGACATTATGTCATACATCCACATTCTGGGAAGCTAAGATTTGGTGATGGTAGGCATGGAAGAGAACTACCTATAGCTAGTGAGGAGCAGCTAAAGGTTTCCTATAAGACAGTAAAAGGAAGACTGGGAAACGTAGCGGCACAACAGATTACTGAGCTGTTAAAACCGATTCCTTTTATTCAAGGAGTAATAAATCATGAGGCTGCTAGTGGTGGTAGTGACACTGAGAGAATGGAACAAGCAGTAAGGAGAGCTCCGCAAAGGATAAGGCATGGGGATCGTGCTGTTACGGCAGAGGATTTCGAGCAGCTTGTAAAGGAGAATTTCCCCTCCATAACACAAGTAAAATGCCTCTCTAATTACAACGCAGATTTAGTAAAAGAACCTGGTTCTTTAACACTAGTTGTTTTACAGCAAGGTGGCAAAATGGATCGGACGAGCTTTCCAGTCTATAAGAAGCAAATCGAACAGCTCCTCTTACAAAAAACAGCTAATGTCATCGCTTTTCCACAGCAAATTAAGGTCATTGAGCCGGTGTATGTAGAGGTTTCTGTTTATCTTTCTTTAGTCATACATCCAGATGAGGATCAAATAATGATTGAGGAGCAAGTGGAACGACGAATACGCTCATTTCTGCATCCTGTTACAGGCTATCTCCAGCAGCAGGGCTGGGAAATTGGACAGTCTATTCATCCTTCTGTTTTCTACAGCTTGCTTTCTTCCATTCGGGGAGTTGAATATATCGAAAGATGCACCTTAACGTTGGTAGGCGAGAAAAATGGAGAGAGAGTGGAAATAGATGAGCAACAGGCTGCAAAGCTACTTAATGGGATTATTTGTAACGGTGTTCACTCTATTCAGATTAGGGTTAAAGAATAA
- a CDS encoding phage baseplate assembly protein V, whose amino-acid sequence MTPFSSFTSANAVSNHRVDGVMIGVVTDNNDPEGLARVRLNLPGFTEESETDWVRIATMMAGKDRGSLFIPEVGDEVLVAFHLGDIRSPFVIGALWTEESESPKSAEGNNVRKLKSRSGHEIIFDDDDAEGKVTILSSKGHKLELDDKNDQLTISEQSSKNQIEIKGGSANEIVIKSDSTTISLDAQGQVKIESNQKVTIQSADINIEAKAQLNLKASGAMNLKSDGLITIKGSMVKIN is encoded by the coding sequence ATGACACCTTTTTCAAGCTTTACAAGTGCCAATGCAGTCTCAAACCACCGTGTTGATGGCGTTATGATCGGAGTAGTAACAGATAACAATGATCCTGAAGGACTGGCAAGGGTCCGATTAAACCTTCCAGGCTTTACGGAGGAGAGTGAAACAGATTGGGTTAGAATAGCCACCATGATGGCGGGAAAGGATCGTGGTAGTTTATTTATTCCCGAGGTTGGTGACGAGGTTTTAGTTGCTTTCCATCTAGGAGATATTCGCTCCCCCTTTGTTATTGGAGCACTATGGACGGAGGAAAGTGAATCTCCAAAATCGGCAGAAGGAAATAATGTCCGTAAGCTGAAGTCAAGGTCAGGGCATGAAATTATTTTTGATGATGACGATGCGGAAGGGAAAGTGACGATTCTTTCTAGTAAAGGCCATAAGCTTGAGCTAGACGATAAAAATGATCAGCTGACGATCAGTGAGCAAAGCAGCAAAAATCAAATTGAAATTAAGGGTGGCTCCGCGAATGAAATTGTCATTAAAAGTGATTCCACTACTATTTCATTGGACGCACAGGGGCAGGTTAAGATAGAGAGCAATCAAAAGGTAACCATACAATCCGCAGATATTAATATTGAAGCGAAGGCCCAATTAAATCTAAAGGCCAGTGGAGCCATGAATTTGAAATCTGACGGACTTATCACTATTAAAGGCAGTATGGTCAAAATAAATTAA